One Streptomyces hundungensis DNA segment encodes these proteins:
- a CDS encoding NYN domain-containing protein, whose translation MEHASGAEPAAAAGDGPAEVLDRPLPEGVRRRVVAFVSEAFGGLTVAELPAQLRQYARFTPTRRAKFAGNAMAAALEGDPVFRQRIGERLKESQPELAGAVEAGSPPAAADPVDVAAAAYVLRPAGWVKLVAAAGEEAQRAFAERAEEEGRREVERLREELAEARERIRSENETLRAELLAARKEAETLQRKLRSAQSDVKRGEAALRRTTAEIDGIKSEAAARVTAAESETRRLKTRLSEAESGLEASRRATREGRSVEDMRLRLLLDTVLEGAQGLRRELALPPASVRPADTVDAVAPGTMTPKDIAARALSETDPALLDQLLALPQVHLLVDGYNVTKTGYPTMPLEKQRLRLLGGLSVLAAQTGAEVTCVFDGAELAAPVLLAPPRGVRVLFSKPGVTADELIRQLVRAEPSGRPVVVASTDKEVADGVAKAGARPVASLLLLKRLSRV comes from the coding sequence GTGGAGCATGCAAGCGGTGCTGAACCGGCCGCTGCGGCCGGCGACGGCCCCGCCGAGGTGCTCGACCGCCCGCTGCCCGAAGGGGTGCGGCGCCGGGTCGTCGCCTTCGTCTCGGAGGCGTTCGGCGGCCTGACCGTCGCCGAACTGCCCGCCCAATTGCGGCAGTACGCCCGTTTCACCCCGACCCGGCGCGCCAAGTTCGCGGGCAACGCGATGGCCGCCGCCCTGGAGGGCGACCCGGTCTTCCGCCAGCGCATCGGCGAGCGGCTCAAGGAGTCGCAGCCGGAGCTGGCCGGGGCCGTCGAGGCGGGCTCGCCCCCCGCGGCCGCCGACCCGGTGGACGTGGCGGCCGCGGCCTATGTGCTGCGCCCGGCCGGCTGGGTGAAGCTGGTGGCCGCGGCCGGCGAGGAGGCCCAGCGGGCGTTCGCCGAGCGTGCGGAGGAGGAGGGCCGGCGCGAGGTGGAGCGCCTGCGGGAGGAACTCGCCGAGGCGCGCGAACGGATCAGGTCCGAGAACGAGACCCTGCGCGCCGAACTGCTCGCCGCCCGCAAGGAAGCCGAGACGCTCCAGCGCAAGCTGCGCAGTGCGCAGAGCGATGTGAAGCGCGGCGAGGCCGCCCTGCGCAGGACCACCGCCGAGATCGACGGCATCAAGTCCGAGGCGGCCGCGCGCGTCACCGCCGCCGAGAGCGAGACGCGCCGGCTCAAGACGCGGCTGAGCGAGGCCGAGTCCGGCCTGGAGGCGAGCCGGCGCGCGACCCGTGAGGGGCGTTCCGTCGAGGACATGCGGCTGCGGCTGCTGCTCGACACCGTCCTGGAAGGCGCCCAGGGACTGCGGCGCGAACTCGCCCTGCCGCCCGCCTCGGTACGCCCCGCCGACACCGTGGACGCGGTCGCGCCGGGCACCATGACGCCCAAGGACATCGCGGCCCGCGCCCTCTCGGAGACCGACCCGGCCCTGCTCGACCAGCTGCTCGCGCTGCCCCAGGTGCATCTGCTTGTGGACGGCTACAACGTCACCAAGACCGGCTATCCGACGATGCCGTTGGAGAAGCAGCGCCTTCGTCTCCTTGGCGGGCTCTCCGTGCTCGCCGCGCAGACCGGGGCCGAGGTCACCTGTGTCTTCGACGGCGCGGAGCTGGCCGCCCCGGTGCTGCTCGCCCCGCCCCGGGGCGTACGGGTGCTGTTCTCCAAGCCCGGGGTGACCGCGGACGAGCTGATCCGCCAGCTGGTGCGGGCCGAGCCCTCCGGTCGGCCGGTGGTGGTGGCCTCCACGGACAAGGAGGTCGCGGACGGCGTCGCGAAGGCGGGCGCCCGCCCCGTCGCCTCCCTGCTGCTCCTGAAGCGGCTTTCACGCGTCTGA
- a CDS encoding NlpC/P60 family protein, with amino-acid sequence MGSHRRPKPASRTRVTVLSATAAAVVALTSQAAQADPKPTKDEVKSKVDKLYDEAEQATEAANGAKEKQGQLEKQIGEIQDKVARGQQELNTLRSGLGSMASAQYRSGGIDPSLALFLSSNPDDFLDKASSLDQLSANQTEALQKIQGKQRTLAQQRKEAQDKLKDLADTRQVLDDKKKEVQGKLGEAQKLLNTLTAQEKAALASDEARANRSTERPNLGKDVPASGVGAAALAAAQGQLGKPYSYGTTGMATFDCSGLTGYAYGQAGVHLPRTSQEQATRGTRIGRGDLKPGDLVLFFGDLHHIGLYAGNNTVLHAPHSGAVVRYESMDNMPFQFGVRIG; translated from the coding sequence GTGGGGTCCCACCGTCGTCCCAAGCCCGCGAGCCGCACGCGCGTGACCGTGCTCAGCGCGACCGCCGCCGCTGTCGTCGCCCTCACTTCGCAGGCCGCGCAGGCGGACCCGAAGCCCACCAAGGACGAGGTCAAGAGCAAGGTCGACAAGCTCTACGACGAGGCCGAGCAGGCGACCGAGGCGGCCAACGGCGCCAAGGAGAAGCAGGGTCAGCTGGAGAAGCAGATCGGCGAGATCCAGGACAAGGTGGCCCGCGGCCAGCAGGAGCTCAACACCCTGCGCAGCGGCCTCGGTTCGATGGCCTCCGCGCAGTACCGCTCCGGTGGCATCGACCCCTCGCTCGCCCTCTTCCTCTCCTCCAACCCGGACGACTTCCTCGACAAGGCGTCCTCCCTCGACCAGCTCAGCGCCAACCAGACCGAGGCGCTCCAGAAGATCCAGGGCAAGCAGCGCACCCTCGCGCAGCAGCGCAAGGAAGCCCAGGACAAGTTGAAGGACCTCGCCGACACCCGCCAGGTGCTCGACGACAAGAAGAAGGAAGTCCAGGGCAAGCTCGGCGAGGCGCAGAAGCTGCTCAACACGCTGACCGCGCAGGAGAAGGCCGCGCTCGCCTCCGACGAGGCCCGCGCCAACCGCTCCACCGAGCGCCCCAACCTCGGCAAGGACGTGCCCGCCTCGGGCGTCGGCGCCGCCGCCCTCGCCGCGGCCCAGGGCCAGTTGGGCAAGCCGTACAGCTACGGCACGACCGGCATGGCGACCTTCGACTGCTCAGGCCTCACGGGCTACGCCTACGGGCAGGCGGGCGTTCACCTGCCGCGCACCTCGCAGGAGCAGGCCACTCGCGGCACCCGGATCGGCCGCGGCGACCTCAAGCCCGGCGACCTGGTGCTCTTCTTCGGCGACCTGCACCACATCGGCCTGTACGCCGGCAACAACACGGTGCTGCACGCCCCGCACTCGGGAGCGGTCGTCCGCTACGAGTCCATGGACAACATGCCCTTCCAGTTCGGTGTGCGCATCGGCTGA
- a CDS encoding NlpC/P60 family protein, whose amino-acid sequence MASHRRPSQSGLTQSARVTVLSAAAATAAAALGATVASAAPQEPSPSGQAAVDRLFEEAERATEQFDKADEHAKLLRDQVKQAQDGVARGQEKINRMRGALGAIAGAQYRSGGIDPALALLLSSNPATYLDQAATLDRLGERQSGALQDLRHEQRHLAQQRAEASRKLAELERSRTDVARHKRTVESKLAEARRVLNALPSADRAAFDRASRSERGELPPLSDSAPASSRAAAAVMAARSAIGKPYIWGANGPSGFDCSGLMQWSYARAGVGLPRTSQAQRYAGRQVPLSEAKPGDLVAYRHDASHIAMYVGNGQVVHAPYPGAPVRYDPVGMMPVSSVTRV is encoded by the coding sequence GTGGCGTCCCATCGCCGGCCTTCGCAGTCGGGCCTGACCCAGAGCGCCCGCGTCACCGTCCTTTCGGCCGCGGCGGCGACGGCCGCGGCGGCGCTCGGGGCCACCGTGGCGAGCGCGGCCCCGCAGGAGCCGAGCCCGTCCGGGCAGGCCGCGGTCGACCGCCTCTTCGAGGAGGCCGAGCGGGCCACCGAGCAGTTCGACAAGGCGGACGAGCACGCCAAGCTCCTGCGTGACCAGGTCAAACAGGCACAGGACGGCGTCGCGCGCGGCCAGGAGAAGATCAACCGCATGCGGGGCGCGCTCGGCGCGATCGCCGGGGCCCAGTACCGGTCGGGCGGCATCGACCCCGCGCTCGCCCTGCTGCTCTCCTCGAACCCGGCCACCTATCTCGACCAGGCCGCCACCCTCGACCGGCTGGGCGAACGCCAGTCGGGAGCGCTCCAGGACCTGCGGCACGAGCAGCGCCACCTGGCCCAGCAGCGCGCCGAGGCGAGCCGCAAACTCGCCGAGCTGGAGCGCAGCCGCACCGACGTGGCCCGGCACAAGCGGACCGTCGAGTCGAAGCTGGCCGAGGCGCGCCGCGTCCTGAACGCGCTGCCGAGCGCCGACCGGGCCGCCTTCGACCGCGCGTCCCGCTCGGAGCGCGGCGAACTGCCCCCGCTCTCCGACTCCGCCCCCGCCTCCTCGCGCGCCGCCGCGGCCGTCATGGCGGCCCGCTCCGCGATCGGCAAACCGTACATCTGGGGCGCCAACGGGCCCTCCGGGTTCGACTGTTCGGGCCTGATGCAGTGGTCGTACGCCCGGGCCGGCGTCGGCCTGCCGCGCACCTCGCAGGCACAGCGGTACGCCGGCCGCCAGGTGCCGCTCTCCGAGGCCAAGCCCGGGGACCTGGTCGCCTACCGGCACGACGCGAGCCACATCGCCATGTACGTGGGCAACGGCCAGGTGGTGCACGCGCCGTACCCCGGCGCGCCGGTGCGCTACGACCCCGTCGGGATGATGCCCGTCTCCTCGGTGACCCGCGTGTGA
- a CDS encoding PadR family transcriptional regulator, with protein MLELSILGFLYEEPLHGYELKERIKGLSGHIRPVSDGALYPAITRLVKAGVLEQRTEPGSGAAPRRTLSLTDAGRAALLERLRHPKDVEITDGQRFFTLLAFLRHLPDPAEQAAVLARRQAFLQAPASFFYRDGEPVTVERAPDPFRQGMLRIARATGREEKAWLAETIEELGGG; from the coding sequence ATGCTGGAGCTGTCGATCCTGGGCTTCCTGTACGAGGAACCCCTGCACGGCTATGAGCTCAAGGAGCGGATCAAGGGGCTCAGCGGCCACATCCGCCCGGTCAGCGACGGGGCGCTCTACCCGGCGATCACTCGCCTGGTCAAGGCCGGCGTCCTGGAGCAGCGCACCGAGCCGGGCAGCGGGGCCGCCCCGCGGCGGACCCTGTCGCTCACCGACGCCGGCCGGGCCGCCCTCCTGGAGCGGCTGCGCCACCCCAAGGACGTCGAGATCACCGACGGGCAGCGCTTCTTCACCCTGCTCGCCTTCCTGCGGCACCTGCCCGACCCCGCCGAGCAGGCGGCCGTCCTCGCCCGGCGGCAGGCCTTTCTCCAGGCGCCCGCGAGCTTCTTCTACCGCGACGGCGAGCCCGTCACCGTCGAGCGGGCGCCCGATCCGTTCCGGCAGGGGATGCTGCGGATCGCGCGGGCCACCGGCAGGGAGGAGAAGGCGTGGCTGGCCGAGACGATCGAGGAGCTGGGCGGCGGCTGA
- a CDS encoding MATE family efflux transporter, with protein MEATAHRRRLVSLAFPVYGELMAGVAAGIINTLWVTRLGGDAVAAVAVATNVENVLLGIALMAGSGTTVLLARARGAGEQGAVRAAVRGGWALWALLAPAVAIGAFLGREPIARLVLGADAGGALPLAVGYFSIALPGIAVFFATNVVDGILKGTGDTRTPMRLALLSNGLILVLDPLLILGCGLGVRGAALATVAGRSVALARGLLVLRRTPALRAAGPVPHAWTTDLRRTVRTGLPLSADFVTRMGGALAVVAVVARIGVAEVAAYGIATKAMYGATMAFYSVRQAAAIHTARLLGAGRDERGAVGREVLRVAAVLGAGAGLVLFAAAPWIMAAFGAHGAVATAGVLQLRCLGPYLMLLACFIGWGGVVEGGGGSPRLVRITGCGVALQLVLAHALSGLGLPGICLAMALAMGVQCAALARLHRRTGAQRVVDGSPARAG; from the coding sequence ATGGAGGCGACCGCTCATCGCAGGCGGCTGGTGTCGCTCGCGTTTCCGGTCTACGGCGAACTCATGGCCGGGGTCGCGGCCGGAATCATCAACACCCTCTGGGTGACCCGCCTCGGCGGGGACGCCGTGGCCGCGGTCGCCGTCGCGACCAACGTCGAGAACGTGCTGCTCGGCATCGCCCTCATGGCCGGCTCCGGCACGACCGTGCTGCTCGCCCGGGCCAGGGGAGCCGGAGAGCAGGGCGCGGTGCGGGCGGCCGTGCGGGGTGGCTGGGCGCTGTGGGCGCTGCTCGCCCCGGCCGTCGCGATCGGCGCCTTCCTGGGACGGGAGCCGATCGCCCGGCTTGTGCTCGGCGCCGACGCGGGCGGGGCCCTGCCGCTCGCCGTCGGCTACTTCTCCATAGCGCTGCCCGGCATCGCCGTCTTCTTCGCCACCAACGTCGTCGACGGCATCCTCAAGGGCACCGGCGACACCCGCACCCCGATGCGCCTGGCGTTGCTGTCCAACGGGCTCATCCTCGTCCTCGACCCGCTGCTGATCCTGGGCTGCGGCCTCGGTGTGCGGGGCGCGGCGCTCGCCACCGTGGCCGGGCGCTCGGTCGCGCTGGCGCGGGGGCTCCTGGTGCTGCGCCGCACCCCCGCGCTGCGCGCCGCCGGACCCGTACCGCACGCGTGGACCACCGATCTGCGGCGCACGGTCCGCACCGGGCTCCCCCTGTCCGCCGACTTCGTCACGCGCATGGGCGGCGCCCTCGCCGTGGTCGCCGTCGTCGCCCGGATCGGCGTCGCCGAGGTCGCCGCGTACGGCATCGCGACCAAGGCGATGTACGGGGCGACCATGGCCTTCTACTCCGTACGCCAGGCCGCCGCCATCCACACCGCGCGGCTGCTCGGGGCCGGGCGGGACGAGCGGGGGGCCGTCGGGCGCGAGGTCCTGCGCGTCGCGGCCGTGCTGGGGGCCGGGGCCGGTCTCGTGCTGTTCGCCGCCGCGCCCTGGATCATGGCCGCCTTCGGTGCGCACGGTGCCGTCGCGACCGCCGGGGTGCTTCAACTGCGGTGTCTGGGGCCCTACTTGATGCTGCTCGCGTGCTTCATCGGGTGGGGCGGGGTGGTGGAGGGCGGCGGGGGCAGTCCTCGTCTGGTGCGGATCACCGGGTGCGGGGTGGCGCTGCAACTGGTGCTCGCCCACGCCCTGTCGGGGCTCGGGCTGCCGGGGATCTGTCTGGCCATGGCGCTGGCGATGGGGGTGCAGTGCGCGGCCCTGGCCCGGCTCCACCGGCGGACGGGCGCTCAGCGCGTCGTCGACGGTTCGCCCGCGCGGGCGGGCTGA